In one Halorubrum sp. CBA1229 genomic region, the following are encoded:
- a CDS encoding fumarylacetoacetate hydrolase family protein, which produces MKIGQYRTTDAAEPWCGALIDGGDAVVSLPEAGAATGVHIDESTTGLLADWEWRRKAELAVEYAAETGVGRYDADAVSRAAPVSDPEKVVCVGLNYRDHAEEGDNPIPDEPVLFSKFPTSVTGPEDTVSWDPELTGKVDYEAELVAVIGEEARRVDPEEALEYVAGFTVGNDVSARDLQHGDGQWVRGKSLDSFAPIGPDIVTTDEVDDPHDLDIWADVNGERLQESTTANLIFGIDELVSFCSRAFTLKPGDLLFTGTPPGVGVYREPPVLLEDGDSVTVGVEGVGELTSEFAYDK; this is translated from the coding sequence ATGAAAATCGGACAATACCGAACGACGGACGCGGCAGAGCCCTGGTGCGGCGCGCTGATCGACGGCGGCGACGCGGTCGTCAGCCTCCCCGAAGCGGGCGCGGCCACCGGGGTCCACATCGACGAATCGACGACCGGCCTGCTCGCCGACTGGGAGTGGCGCCGGAAGGCCGAACTGGCGGTCGAGTACGCGGCGGAGACGGGGGTCGGGCGCTACGACGCCGACGCCGTCTCGCGGGCGGCGCCCGTCTCCGACCCGGAGAAGGTCGTCTGCGTCGGGCTCAACTACCGCGACCACGCGGAGGAGGGCGACAACCCGATCCCGGACGAGCCCGTCCTCTTCTCGAAGTTCCCGACCTCGGTGACGGGGCCCGAAGACACCGTCTCGTGGGACCCGGAGCTCACGGGGAAGGTCGACTACGAGGCCGAGCTCGTCGCCGTCATCGGCGAGGAGGCCCGCCGCGTCGACCCCGAGGAGGCGTTGGAGTACGTCGCCGGCTTCACCGTCGGCAACGACGTGTCCGCCCGCGACCTCCAGCACGGCGACGGCCAGTGGGTCCGCGGCAAGAGCCTCGACTCGTTCGCCCCGATCGGCCCGGATATCGTGACCACCGACGAGGTGGACGACCCGCACGACCTCGACATCTGGGCGGACGTGAACGGCGAGCGGCTCCAGGAGTCGACGACGGCGAACCTGATCTTCGGGATCGACGAGCTCGTCTCCTTCTGCAGTCGGGCGTTCACGCTGAAGCCGGGGGACCTGCTGTTCACCGGCACGCCGCCGGGCGTCGGCGTCTACCGCGAGCCGCCGGTCCTCTTGGAGGACGGCGACAGCGTCACGGTCGGCGTGGAGGGCGTCGGCGAACTCACGAGCGAGTTCGCGTACGACAAATAA
- a CDS encoding TatD family hydrolase, whose protein sequence is MTTPHPTKRPTDAAHLDDDIDPPRELLNLPWIDIHNHAHTLSWDDRERYALSGCRSMLMVASGYHWTPYKPVEADDIRFLWDDAINRRAAIERNHFFEAKLGLGVHTGVRIENPDELIEAMDDYCALDEVAAVGETGVVPAGHVEGWALDEQQAVVGAQMELAERHDLPVILHTPNTSTESKRSYRDGLGVTPGYEKNAGLGTDPVLDGENPALDAVRLDVEAMRDAGLDDERVVASHADRNNTEYLMKQTDCYLSYTIGHSWLVGVDAADVADAIDEYGPDRIMVDTDCANVLRTDPYALKRAIFELYRYGIDVDDIRTVVLENPREVFDFEQE, encoded by the coding sequence ATGACCACACCGCACCCGACCAAGCGACCGACCGACGCGGCGCACCTCGACGACGACATCGACCCCCCGCGGGAGCTGCTGAACCTCCCGTGGATCGACATCCACAACCACGCGCACACGCTCTCGTGGGACGACCGCGAGCGCTACGCGCTCTCCGGGTGTCGCTCCATGCTGATGGTCGCGTCCGGCTACCACTGGACCCCCTACAAGCCGGTCGAGGCCGACGACATCCGGTTCCTCTGGGACGACGCGATCAACCGCCGCGCGGCCATCGAGCGCAATCACTTCTTCGAGGCGAAGCTCGGGCTCGGCGTCCACACCGGCGTCCGCATCGAGAACCCCGACGAGCTGATCGAGGCGATGGACGACTACTGCGCGCTCGACGAGGTCGCCGCCGTCGGCGAGACCGGCGTCGTCCCCGCCGGCCACGTCGAGGGGTGGGCCCTCGACGAGCAGCAGGCGGTCGTGGGAGCGCAGATGGAGCTCGCCGAGAGACACGACCTCCCCGTGATCCTCCACACGCCGAACACGTCGACGGAGTCGAAGCGCTCCTACCGGGACGGGCTCGGCGTCACTCCCGGCTACGAGAAGAACGCGGGGCTCGGCACGGACCCTGTCCTCGACGGCGAGAACCCCGCGCTCGACGCGGTGCGGCTCGACGTCGAGGCGATGCGCGACGCCGGGCTCGACGACGAGCGTGTCGTCGCCTCCCACGCCGACCGCAACAACACCGAGTACCTGATGAAACAAACCGACTGCTACCTGAGCTACACCATCGGCCACTCGTGGCTGGTCGGCGTCGACGCCGCAGATGTCGCCGACGCGATCGACGAGTACGGGCCCGACCGGATCATGGTCGACACCGACTGCGCGAACGTGCTCCGCACCGACCCGTACGCCCTCAAGCGCGCGATCTTCGAGCTGTATCGGTACGGGATCGACGTCGACGATATCCGAACTGTCGTGCTGGAGAACCCGCGAGAGGTCTTCGACTTCGAGCAGGAGTAA
- the polX gene encoding DNA polymerase/3'-5' exonuclease PolX encodes MSRNDEVAALLEEFADLLEATGVEYKPTAYRRAAENVREHAAPIEGLAAEGEDAVAEIDRVGDAIASKVVEYVETGEIEELEELREELPVDMAGLTAVEGVGPKTVGSLYEALGVTTLDELEAAAEAGEIQEVSGFGAKTEENILDNIPFAREARERTRLGDARPVADAALSYLADRDAVELVEVCGSIRRWKDTIGDIDLLVASDAREPIVEALTDWPEADATIEAGTGKASVRASGTRVDLRIVDPDEFGAALQYFTGSRAHNVAVRNRAIDRDLKLNEYGLFDISDVDDADAGGDDADADARRVGERVAGETEAGVYEALDMDPVPPELREDNGEVEAAAAGELPLLVDPDDLRGDLHTHTDWSDGGFSIAEMARAAAERGYDYHVVTDHAAGPGIFGNTGLDEDEIESQAAAVAEAAESVDIPVLHGIEANIDADGDFSTDDETLAALDLVVASPHSALGQDAEAATDRLVRAVKHPHVDVLGHPTGRLINERPGLEPDVEAVVAAAVDADTAIEVNANPARLDADGEFVRAAVEAGATIAVNTDAHAPRELDNARYGVHTARRGWAAAADVLNARSLNGLRSFLL; translated from the coding sequence ATGAGCCGGAACGACGAGGTCGCCGCCCTCTTAGAGGAGTTCGCCGACCTGCTCGAGGCGACGGGCGTGGAGTACAAGCCGACCGCGTACCGCCGCGCCGCCGAGAACGTCCGCGAGCACGCCGCTCCGATCGAGGGCCTCGCGGCCGAGGGCGAGGACGCCGTCGCCGAGATCGACCGCGTCGGCGACGCGATCGCGTCGAAGGTCGTCGAGTACGTCGAGACCGGCGAGATCGAGGAGTTAGAGGAGCTGCGCGAGGAGCTCCCGGTCGACATGGCGGGGCTCACGGCGGTCGAGGGCGTCGGCCCGAAGACGGTCGGGAGCCTCTACGAGGCGCTCGGGGTCACCACCCTCGACGAGCTGGAGGCGGCCGCGGAGGCCGGCGAGATTCAGGAGGTCTCCGGGTTCGGCGCGAAGACGGAGGAGAACATCCTCGACAACATCCCGTTCGCCCGCGAGGCCCGCGAGCGCACCCGGCTCGGCGACGCGCGGCCCGTCGCCGACGCGGCGCTCTCCTACCTCGCCGACCGCGACGCGGTCGAGTTGGTCGAGGTGTGCGGCTCGATCCGGCGCTGGAAGGACACGATCGGCGATATCGACCTCCTCGTCGCCAGCGACGCGCGCGAGCCGATCGTCGAGGCGCTCACCGACTGGCCCGAGGCCGACGCGACGATCGAGGCGGGCACCGGGAAGGCGAGCGTCCGCGCGAGCGGGACCCGGGTCGACCTCCGGATCGTCGACCCGGACGAGTTCGGCGCCGCGCTCCAGTACTTCACCGGCTCGCGCGCCCACAACGTCGCGGTGCGCAACCGCGCGATCGACCGCGACCTGAAGCTCAACGAGTACGGCCTGTTCGATATCAGCGACGTCGACGACGCGGATGCCGGAGGCGACGACGCGGACGCCGACGCCCGGCGCGTGGGCGAGCGCGTCGCCGGGGAGACCGAGGCCGGCGTCTACGAGGCGCTCGACATGGATCCGGTCCCGCCCGAGCTCCGCGAGGACAACGGCGAGGTCGAGGCGGCCGCGGCGGGCGAGCTCCCGCTTCTCGTCGACCCGGACGACCTGCGCGGCGACCTCCATACCCACACCGATTGGTCCGACGGCGGGTTCTCGATCGCCGAGATGGCGCGGGCCGCCGCCGAACGGGGGTACGACTACCACGTCGTCACCGACCACGCCGCCGGCCCGGGGATATTCGGCAACACCGGGCTCGACGAGGACGAGATCGAATCGCAGGCCGCGGCGGTCGCCGAAGCGGCCGAGAGCGTCGACATTCCCGTGCTCCACGGGATCGAGGCGAACATCGACGCCGACGGTGACTTCTCGACCGACGACGAGACGCTCGCCGCCCTCGATCTGGTCGTCGCGTCGCCTCACTCGGCGCTCGGCCAGGACGCCGAGGCGGCCACGGACCGGCTGGTCCGCGCCGTCAAACACCCGCACGTCGACGTTCTCGGTCACCCGACCGGACGGCTGATCAACGAGCGGCCGGGCCTCGAACCGGACGTCGAGGCCGTCGTCGCCGCCGCGGTCGACGCCGACACCGCGATCGAGGTGAACGCGAACCCCGCGCGCCTCGACGCCGACGGGGAGTTCGTCCGCGCCGCGGTCGAGGCGGGCGCGACGATCGCCGTCAACACGGACGCGCACGCGCCTCGCGAACTCGACAACGCCAGGTACGGGGTCCACACCGCCCGTCGGGGCTGGGCCGCGGCCGCCGACGTGCTCAACGCCCGGTCGCTCAACGGGCTCCGCTCGTTCCTTTTATAA
- a CDS encoding pyridoxal phosphate-dependent aminotransferase → MPTPTDRVRRAERSRIRVMFDLAQRHDGDLVRLEVGEPDFDTPEHVIDAAASAARGGATHYTSNAGLPECRRAISDTLAGEYGVEHDPDEIVVTVGGMEALHLATLATVSPGEELLVPGPTWPNYETQATLADGTFREVPMPAETGFALDADRVIDAMSDDTAAVVLTTPSNPTGRVFDPDECRAVVEAAADHDAYVIADEVYLGLTYDGPARGIAAVTGHPDHVLTVGSCSKRYAMTGWRLGWLAGDREVIDEVTTVRESTTACASSVAQHAAIAALTGPQEPFEEMYRAFEERRDLVVDRVDAIDGLSCPRPEGAFYAFLDPGLDAPAIDVAKYLLQEHGVVLAPGDGFGDTAPGRLRLSFANSVDRLEEGFDRIEAGLAEY, encoded by the coding sequence ATGCCCACGCCTACCGACCGCGTCCGGCGCGCGGAGCGCTCGCGGATCCGCGTGATGTTCGACCTCGCACAGCGTCACGACGGCGACCTCGTCAGGCTGGAGGTCGGCGAGCCGGACTTCGACACGCCGGAGCACGTGATCGACGCGGCCGCGAGCGCGGCCCGCGGCGGCGCGACGCATTACACCTCCAACGCGGGACTCCCCGAGTGCCGGCGCGCCATCAGCGACACGCTCGCGGGCGAGTACGGCGTCGAGCACGACCCCGACGAGATCGTCGTCACCGTCGGCGGGATGGAGGCGCTCCACCTCGCGACCCTCGCGACGGTGTCGCCCGGCGAGGAGCTGCTCGTCCCGGGCCCCACGTGGCCCAACTACGAGACGCAGGCGACGCTCGCGGACGGGACGTTTCGCGAGGTGCCCATGCCGGCCGAGACGGGCTTCGCCCTCGACGCCGACCGCGTGATCGACGCGATGAGCGACGACACCGCGGCGGTCGTGCTCACGACGCCCTCGAACCCGACCGGCCGCGTCTTCGACCCCGACGAGTGCCGCGCGGTCGTCGAGGCCGCGGCCGACCACGACGCCTACGTGATCGCCGACGAGGTGTACCTCGGGCTCACGTACGACGGCCCCGCCCGGGGGATCGCCGCCGTCACGGGCCACCCGGACCACGTGTTGACGGTCGGCTCCTGCTCGAAGCGGTACGCGATGACCGGCTGGCGGCTCGGCTGGCTCGCGGGCGACCGGGAGGTGATCGACGAGGTGACGACGGTCCGCGAATCGACCACGGCCTGCGCGTCGAGCGTCGCACAGCACGCCGCGATCGCCGCCCTTACCGGCCCGCAGGAGCCGTTCGAGGAGATGTACCGCGCGTTCGAGGAGCGTCGGGACCTCGTCGTCGACCGCGTCGACGCCATCGACGGGCTCTCGTGTCCCCGGCCGGAGGGCGCGTTCTACGCCTTCCTCGACCCCGGGCTCGACGCGCCCGCCATCGACGTCGCGAAGTACCTCCTCCAAGAGCACGGCGTCGTGCTCGCGCCCGGCGACGGCTTCGGCGACACGGCCCCCGGGCGGCTCCGGCTCTCCTTCGCGAACTCCGTCGACCGGCTCGAGGAGGGGTTCGATCGGATCGAGGCCGGGCTGGCGGAGTACTGA
- a CDS encoding MFS transporter, whose translation MAERWLYGWGLGSVAFGGASLVVPLYVVELGGGPVVLGVLAAVAAVVGVPAALGAGRIADRTGKRRPIVLAMLALTAAGIAVVPLTDRVTPVIVANGAIWFAFAAATPVLTLLAVADVPESAWSERIALLNQYQGIGWAIGLLLGAVWTSVGGQFLSAEAVIRWLFVPLAAAAVLGLGLGVRTLPADPGPGGDRRASGNRLRRAIRSADRFSVRTAAFPFTVGRADFRGLHPRRFVERFTPALALYFAAVFCAFAGFAVFFAPLPAFLTSVGFGSDGVFALYLINGLAAATFFGAAGRLTADRDAAILQVASLSTRGIAFPAVALVGAVWGATALGFGAAAVAFAVVGLTWAVIAVTAGTLVARLAPLSIRGEALGTYAALGALAGGVGSVVGGRLAAASYAVAFGAAGGLVLLGAVVVLFVRRYVASAPPIDRTAS comes from the coding sequence ATGGCCGAACGCTGGCTGTACGGCTGGGGGCTCGGGTCGGTCGCGTTCGGCGGCGCCTCGCTCGTCGTCCCGCTGTACGTCGTCGAGCTCGGCGGGGGACCGGTCGTGCTCGGCGTGCTCGCCGCGGTCGCCGCCGTCGTCGGGGTCCCGGCCGCGCTGGGCGCCGGGCGGATCGCCGACCGAACTGGGAAGCGCCGCCCGATCGTGCTCGCGATGCTGGCGCTCACCGCCGCCGGCATCGCCGTGGTTCCGCTCACCGACCGGGTGACGCCGGTGATCGTCGCGAACGGCGCGATCTGGTTCGCGTTCGCGGCGGCGACGCCCGTCCTGACGCTGCTCGCGGTCGCCGACGTCCCGGAGAGCGCCTGGAGCGAACGGATCGCGCTGTTGAACCAGTACCAGGGCATCGGCTGGGCGATCGGACTGTTGCTTGGCGCGGTCTGGACGAGCGTCGGCGGGCAGTTCCTCTCGGCCGAAGCGGTGATCCGGTGGCTGTTCGTCCCGCTCGCGGCCGCCGCCGTGCTCGGACTCGGCCTCGGAGTCCGGACGCTGCCCGCGGACCCAGGCCCCGGCGGCGACCGTCGGGCGTCGGGAAACCGCCTCCGACGCGCCATCCGCTCGGCCGACCGGTTCAGCGTCCGGACCGCCGCGTTCCCGTTCACCGTGGGGCGGGCCGACTTCCGCGGGCTCCATCCCCGCCGATTCGTGGAGCGGTTCACGCCCGCCCTCGCGCTGTACTTCGCCGCCGTCTTCTGCGCGTTCGCCGGCTTCGCGGTGTTCTTCGCGCCGCTGCCGGCGTTCCTCACCTCCGTCGGCTTCGGCTCCGACGGCGTGTTCGCGCTGTACCTGATAAACGGGCTCGCCGCCGCGACCTTCTTCGGCGCCGCCGGCCGGCTGACCGCCGACCGCGACGCCGCGATCCTCCAAGTCGCCTCGCTCTCGACCCGCGGGATCGCCTTCCCCGCGGTCGCGCTCGTCGGCGCGGTGTGGGGCGCGACCGCGCTCGGGTTCGGCGCCGCCGCGGTCGCCTTCGCCGTGGTCGGGCTGACGTGGGCGGTGATCGCGGTGACCGCGGGGACGCTCGTCGCCCGCCTCGCGCCGCTCTCGATCCGGGGGGAGGCGCTCGGGACCTACGCCGCGCTCGGCGCGCTCGCCGGCGGGGTCGGGAGCGTCGTCGGCGGCCGGCTCGCCGCCGCGAGCTACGCGGTCGCCTTCGGCGCCGCGGGCGGGCTGGTCCTCCTCGGCGCGGTCGTCGTGCTCTTCGTCCGGCGGTACGTCGCGTCGGCGCCGCCGATCGACCGCACCGCCTCGTGA
- a CDS encoding Mut7-C RNAse domain-containing protein, producing MTGPAGDSGGATEPDAPAPDRPPVLCDAMCGKLATYLRMCGYDAAYALDRGVEADDRLLSLAAAEDRTLITRDRELAARADDALCLTERDVLDQLREVAAAGLPVELAASPTRCGACNGPVERVGPEGVEVDPDDYPEYVPDDVGASPAGDATDVATGGTPDAGARPAWRCRDCGRWFWKGGHWESVASRLDEV from the coding sequence ATGACCGGGCCGGCGGGCGACAGCGGTGGGGCCACCGAACCGGACGCGCCGGCTCCCGACCGCCCTCCCGTCCTCTGCGACGCGATGTGCGGGAAGCTCGCGACGTACCTCCGGATGTGCGGGTACGACGCGGCGTACGCGCTCGACCGCGGGGTCGAGGCCGACGACCGGCTCCTGTCGCTCGCGGCGGCCGAGGACCGGACCCTGATCACCCGGGACCGCGAGCTCGCCGCCCGCGCCGACGACGCGCTCTGCCTGACCGAGCGCGACGTGCTCGACCAACTCCGGGAGGTCGCCGCGGCGGGGCTCCCGGTCGAACTCGCCGCGTCGCCGACGCGGTGCGGCGCCTGCAACGGGCCGGTGGAGCGGGTCGGCCCGGAGGGCGTCGAGGTCGACCCCGACGACTACCCCGAGTACGTGCCCGACGACGTGGGCGCGTCGCCGGCGGGCGACGCGACGGACGTGGCGACGGGCGGCACTCCCGACGCCGGCGCCCGCCCCGCGTGGCGCTGTCGCGACTGCGGGCGCTGGTTCTGGAAGGGCGGTCACTGGGAGTCGGTCGCGTCGCGGCTCGACGAGGTGTGA
- a CDS encoding permease, translated as MNARTIALGLGAAVATFLLAGAATIELLGAGEAPGIGIIGVVVGVAAGLLAGGLVSVYAGRLSGIAASALVAYATFGVAFIAIAGLRYVNVPYADDTFTFPVHLGVSVVAAVVVALLIDRAGSDGRTATA; from the coding sequence ATGAACGCACGTACGATCGCCCTCGGATTGGGTGCCGCCGTCGCTACGTTCCTGCTGGCGGGTGCCGCGACCATAGAGCTGCTGGGCGCCGGGGAGGCCCCCGGTATCGGTATCATCGGCGTTGTTGTCGGCGTCGCCGCCGGATTGCTGGCAGGCGGGCTTGTCAGCGTGTACGCTGGACGGCTCTCCGGGATCGCCGCGTCGGCCCTCGTCGCCTACGCGACGTTCGGTGTCGCGTTCATCGCGATCGCGGGACTGCGCTACGTCAACGTGCCGTATGCCGACGACACGTTCACGTTCCCCGTTCATCTCGGCGTGAGCGTCGTGGCTGCTGTCGTCGTCGCCCTGCTGATCGACCGTGCGGGGTCGGATGGCCGGACTGCGACCGCCTGA
- a CDS encoding sialidase family protein, whose protein sequence is MTLLIGTDDGLYRVDDVPFEREEAERVLDCEVVTAVKSWDHAEGVFVASSTGAYRSRDGGRTWEDLEVPLGDRFWHAGQSEVWSILATADGALYAGTNDPYIFRSVDDGETWTELKGFRDLPSRGRWESPIDPHYARLRALEAVPGRPERLIAGVEAGGIHLSDDAGQTWADRRDTIVDDVHQVLPISEDVWLAATGYLDHDLENLGLGHAVGEGGLWRTTDAGESWSRIDAGNDFSYIRRVFVHDGTVFFCGGEEAPPAWVNDDHEVALFESTNFGRDFERVPFPGEPHEIVETWAVHDGDVICGSGLFDVPDQRDDVEGRIMRRSDDGAYETVGRVDANVSRIEVVSA, encoded by the coding sequence ATGACACTGTTGATCGGGACGGACGACGGGCTCTATCGAGTCGACGACGTGCCGTTCGAGCGCGAGGAGGCGGAGCGGGTGCTCGACTGCGAGGTCGTCACCGCGGTGAAGTCGTGGGACCACGCGGAGGGCGTCTTCGTGGCCTCCTCGACGGGCGCGTACCGCTCCCGCGACGGCGGCCGGACGTGGGAGGACCTCGAGGTCCCCCTCGGCGACCGCTTCTGGCACGCCGGGCAGAGCGAGGTCTGGTCGATCCTCGCGACGGCCGACGGCGCGCTGTACGCCGGGACGAACGACCCCTACATCTTCCGCTCGGTCGACGACGGGGAGACGTGGACGGAGCTGAAGGGGTTCCGCGACCTGCCCTCGCGCGGCCGCTGGGAGTCGCCGATCGACCCCCACTACGCCAGGCTCCGAGCGCTGGAGGCCGTCCCGGGGCGACCCGAGCGGCTGATCGCGGGCGTCGAGGCCGGCGGGATCCACCTCAGCGACGACGCCGGACAGACGTGGGCGGACCGGCGTGACACAATCGTCGACGACGTCCACCAGGTCCTGCCGATCTCCGAGGACGTGTGGCTCGCGGCGACCGGCTACCTCGACCACGACTTGGAGAACCTCGGCCTCGGCCACGCGGTCGGCGAGGGCGGGCTCTGGCGGACGACCGACGCGGGCGAGTCGTGGAGCCGGATCGACGCCGGAAACGACTTCTCGTACATCCGGCGGGTGTTCGTCCACGACGGCACCGTCTTCTTCTGCGGCGGCGAGGAGGCGCCGCCGGCGTGGGTGAACGACGACCACGAGGTCGCGCTGTTCGAGTCGACGAACTTCGGCCGCGACTTCGAGCGCGTCCCGTTCCCGGGCGAGCCTCACGAGATCGTCGAGACGTGGGCCGTCCACGACGGCGACGTGATCTGCGGCTCCGGGCTGTTCGACGTGCCCGACCAGCGCGACGACGTCGAGGGCCGGATCATGCGCCGGAGCGACGACGGCGCCTACGAGACGGTCGGGCGCGTCGACGCGAACGTCAGCCGCATCGAGGTGGTGTCGGCGTGA
- a CDS encoding DoxX family protein, with protein MSDDEAAAGGESASPPSAIGRALYGGILAYMAVDGFKNNEKRVSVAEEKGVPMPDVLVPFVTGMLFVANLGVVFWKFPRASAGALIVFFLGTTPSIHNFWTMEGKERHGNKINFLKNVALLGGAVMLLDAAAEDAE; from the coding sequence GTGAGCGACGACGAGGCGGCCGCTGGAGGGGAGTCCGCCTCCCCGCCGTCCGCGATCGGTCGCGCCCTCTACGGCGGCATCTTGGCGTACATGGCCGTCGACGGGTTCAAGAACAACGAGAAGCGGGTTTCGGTCGCCGAGGAGAAGGGCGTCCCGATGCCCGACGTGCTCGTCCCGTTCGTCACGGGCATGCTGTTCGTCGCCAACCTCGGCGTCGTCTTCTGGAAGTTCCCGCGGGCGTCCGCCGGGGCGCTGATCGTCTTCTTCCTCGGGACGACCCCCTCGATCCATAACTTCTGGACGATGGAAGGGAAGGAGCGCCACGGCAACAAGATCAACTTCCTGAAGAACGTCGCGCTGCTGGGCGGCGCGGTCATGCTCCTCGACGCGGCCGCCGAAGACGCCGAGTAG
- a CDS encoding DUF2237 domain-containing protein, with product MSIDETDGGETDRNVFGGELAPCGGEPTTGYLRDGRCRDVDGDVGEHTLCAVVTAEFLTYSRERGNGLITPRPEFDFPGLEPGDRWCLCVGRWVEAADAGVAPPVVLEATNESVLRAVDPDRLREHEFDPETFDSDGFEPDGFDPDGVGADGVGTDE from the coding sequence GTGTCCATCGACGAGACCGACGGCGGCGAGACCGACCGCAACGTGTTCGGCGGCGAGCTGGCGCCCTGCGGCGGCGAGCCGACGACCGGGTACCTCCGCGACGGCCGCTGCCGGGACGTCGACGGCGACGTCGGCGAACACACCCTCTGTGCGGTCGTGACCGCCGAGTTCCTGACGTACAGCCGCGAACGCGGCAACGGCCTGATCACGCCGCGGCCGGAGTTCGACTTCCCCGGGCTGGAGCCGGGCGACCGCTGGTGCCTCTGCGTGGGCCGGTGGGTCGAGGCGGCCGACGCGGGGGTCGCGCCGCCGGTGGTGTTGGAGGCGACGAACGAGTCCGTACTCCGCGCCGTCGACCCCGACCGGCTCCGTGAGCACGAGTTCGACCCGGAAACGTTCGATTCGGACGGGTTCGAGCCGGACGGATTCGACCCGGACGGGGTCGGTGCGGACGGGGTCGGTACGGACGAGTAA